The following DNA comes from Nocardioides panzhihuensis.
CGTGCGAAGTCGACCGAGTGCGGGCCGCTGATGTGGATCCGGCCCTTCTTGAAGCCGTAGCGCGCGACGTAGGGGTCGCTGAAGGCGCGCGGGTTGTCGACGTCGACCCCGCCGATCCCGATCACCAGGTCGCTCATGCCGGAGAAGGAGGTGACGAAGACGTACTGCGGCTGCACGCCGACCAGGTTGCCGACGGCCCGGCCCATCAGCTTCGGGCCACCCAGGGTCAGCGCCTCGTTGATCTTGGAGCGGCCATGACCGGGGATGTTGACGTAGGAGTCGCGCGGGATGCTGATGTCGGTCGCATGGCCCGAGGACGGGTTGAAGCCGATCAGGTGCAGCGCGTCGCCGCGGCTGCGGGTGACCTTCTGGCCGGGGCGGGCGTCCGAGCCGACGGCGAGGACCCAGATGGTGCCGCCCTTGCGGGTGTGCTGGGCGACGTCGAGGCCCTTGGCCCACTTGGTCGCGATCAGTTCCGCACGCGGCTCGGCGACCTGGGCGTCGGGCACCAGGAAGGCGGTCGTCGCGAGCACCAGGC
Coding sequences within:
- a CDS encoding LCP family protein, coding for MNPLTKLVRRRLLTTLALGLVLATTAFLVPDAQVAEPRAELIATKWAKGLDVAQHTRKGGTIWVLAVGSDARPGQKVTRSRGDALHLIGFNPSSGHATDISIPRDSYVNIPGHGRSKINEALTLGGPKLMGRAVGNLVGVQPQYVFVTSFSGMSDLVIGIGGVDVDNPRAFSDPYVARYGFKKGRIHISGPHSVDFARARKTLPGGDFDRSANQSRVIRGIHRKIVARQNETGFMAKGVSLVMKKMHTTGLSGRDLYQLAHAVAAINPSKVRTCVLPGGIGNAGAASVVFPNVGAARAMGNDARNDGRLNRGCRG